From the Alkalibacter rhizosphaerae genome, one window contains:
- a CDS encoding heavy metal translocating P-type ATPase, whose product MLLGHWIEMRSVMGASNALDELIKLMPETAHRINEDGENEEVPVKQLQAGDRVLVKPGEKIPIDGIVYDGSSEVNESMVTGESVPVRKEKGDEIIGGSINGEGILRFEVEKVGEDTFLSQVIRMVQQAQESKSKTQRLADLAAKWLFYIAVSVGTITFVAWILAGRELSFAVERAVTVIIISCPHALGLAMPLVTAVSTSIGAKKGLLIRDRGAFENARKIDAVVFDKTGTLTEGQFGVTDMKEVGVSREELLTIAYSVEANSEHPIAKGIIKQAEDRGLQAKEVKDYQNLTGRGLQAMLDGEKIEIASPGYVREKGIDFDEDHYEGLAREGKTVVFVLREEELIGSIALSDMVRDTAREAVQTLKSMGIESIMLTGDNERVASYVGKQLGMETVIAEVLPQEKSQKIEALQKEGKKIAMTGDGVNDAPSLAMADLGIAIGAGTDVAIETADVILVKSNPLDVVNIIKLSKATYGKMIQNLIWATGYNVIALPLAAGILYEQGVVISPALGAVLMSLSTVIVSINARFLKIDDR is encoded by the coding sequence ATGCTGCTGGGACATTGGATCGAAATGAGATCGGTCATGGGTGCATCCAATGCACTGGATGAACTGATCAAACTGATGCCGGAGACGGCACATCGAATCAATGAGGACGGCGAAAACGAAGAAGTACCCGTTAAGCAACTCCAGGCGGGAGACCGGGTGCTGGTAAAACCGGGAGAAAAGATCCCCATCGACGGCATCGTCTATGATGGAAGTTCCGAAGTCAACGAATCCATGGTCACCGGCGAATCCGTGCCGGTCCGGAAGGAAAAAGGGGACGAGATCATCGGCGGATCCATCAACGGAGAAGGCATCTTGCGGTTCGAAGTGGAGAAAGTGGGAGAAGACACCTTCCTGTCCCAGGTGATCCGGATGGTGCAGCAAGCCCAGGAATCGAAATCGAAAACCCAACGATTGGCGGATCTTGCCGCCAAATGGTTGTTTTATATTGCCGTGTCGGTGGGAACGATCACCTTCGTTGCCTGGATCCTGGCTGGCAGGGAACTGTCCTTTGCCGTGGAGAGGGCGGTCACCGTCATCATCATTTCCTGTCCTCATGCACTGGGACTAGCCATGCCACTGGTAACGGCAGTGTCCACCAGCATTGGCGCAAAAAAGGGTCTGTTGATCCGGGACCGGGGTGCCTTTGAAAATGCAAGAAAGATCGACGCCGTTGTTTTTGACAAGACGGGGACCCTGACGGAAGGACAATTTGGCGTAACGGACATGAAGGAAGTAGGCGTGTCCCGGGAAGAACTTCTGACCATTGCCTATTCTGTAGAGGCCAACTCGGAGCATCCCATTGCCAAGGGGATCATCAAGCAGGCGGAAGATCGAGGCTTACAGGCAAAAGAAGTGAAAGACTATCAAAACCTGACCGGCAGAGGACTTCAAGCTATGTTGGACGGGGAAAAGATCGAGATCGCAAGCCCTGGATATGTCCGGGAGAAAGGCATCGATTTTGACGAGGATCATTACGAAGGGTTGGCCCGGGAAGGGAAAACCGTAGTCTTCGTCCTTCGCGAGGAGGAATTGATCGGATCCATCGCCTTATCCGACATGGTACGGGATACGGCCCGGGAGGCGGTCCAAACGTTGAAGTCCATGGGGATCGAATCCATCATGCTGACGGGAGACAATGAGAGAGTGGCCTCCTATGTTGGGAAACAGTTGGGCATGGAAACAGTCATTGCTGAAGTGCTGCCACAGGAAAAATCCCAGAAGATCGAAGCCCTCCAAAAAGAGGGCAAGAAGATCGCCATGACGGGAGACGGCGTCAACGATGCCCCATCCCTGGCCATGGCGGATCTGGGGATCGCCATTGGAGCAGGAACCGATGTGGCCATTGAAACGGCCGATGTCATCCTGGTCAAGAGCAATCCTCTGGACGTGGTGAACATCATCAAGTTGTCCAAGGCCACCTATGGAAAAATGATCCAAAACCTGATTTGGGCCACCGGCTACAACGTGATCGCCCTGCCTTTGGCTGCAGGGATCCTCTACGAGCAGGGAGTGGTGATCAGTCCTGCTTTAGGTGCTGTCCTCATGTCCCTCAGTACGGTCATCGTATCCATCAATGCCAGATTCTTAAAGATCGACGATCGATGA